GGGTTCCTTGTTCCTTGAACTCATTCTGTTTTgtgtttaacaaacaaaaacaaaattagcatttttttttctctctctgcctTATGGGCAGTGATGAGCACATGACACACATTGGCATATAAAATTCTGTCCAATTCGAAAAACCCTTCCAGGCCAGGTACATTGTTCAGTTATTTATCATtgagctaatttagcatttttattgTTAGTCAGTTAGCAAAGCTACAGCACTATAAAGTCTttgaatttacatttttgaGCATGTACATCGGTTATACAtgattagctcattcactgccattgacggctatagacgtcaaaaattcatttaaactatttgtattagtttaagatttttttcccacttttgttaacaagagtatgaaaaaaaatattgtacatttagaccagatataacatttgtgattaatcacgagttaactattaaagtcatgcgattaattacaatttaaaatgttttgctttttctgaaaaaaaaaaaagattatttaaaatgttttttgaaaaaagatgatttaaaaaaagaaaagattattataaattaggtcatcaggcgattacaatttttattttttattaatcactttacttcaatagttaacacacgattaatcacacatttttatatctgttctaaatgtacaataacaacttttttctaggttttcatactcttgttaaaagtggaaaaaatgttaaactaacagaaatattttaaatgaatttttttttacgtctaaagccatcaatggcagagaatgTGTTAAAATATGGTAAACCgatgaacatgttaaaaattagtaaATTTAAAGCGCTTATTaagatatttagcattttgtcTTGTTTACCAAAAATATTGTGATCactttttgagtaattttgCCACTTCTGGCCTTACCTCCAGGTACATGCAGGCACCAGCGGACTCATTGACGACTCGTTCCCCATGTTTGAAGGTAGGAAGCTTTTAGCAAACACATACTTCAAAATGAGTTACATAACACACAGTTGCACGTTGACGGCTTTTTGCAAGCAAACTTACTTGCCCTCTGGGGTTAATCATGAGCACTTGCTGCGACTTGTGCTCCCCCTTCTCAAAGGAGAGCAGCTTGCTGTTGTAGCCTTGGAGAGCTTTCTCCTCCAGGGTGATCAGCACCCTCCAGCACGGTGGAGAACCGTCGCCCCACAACAGAGTCATGTCCTTGGCCATGGTTGAATTTGCAGCGAGTTCTCAATCAGCACCGGGCGTCGGGAGAGCGAGTAAGACGGTGGATTGTGGAATGTCTGTTTATATAACGAGCGTGGAGGGGGCACACTTTCGGTTTGGCAGGAAAGGGGAGAGTCCCGCCATAAATTAGCATAGTCACGCCCCCATGTTAAACTCAACTAATATTTAACAAGTCCGCACATTCGTGCACACACGCCGGTTAACTTTTATACTTAAATGCCATTTTAGACCCTGAAATAAAGATTTTGTTGACTTTAAACTTAATAGATTACCTTACCACCAATACGCCAAAAAGGATGAGTGAATCATCTCGAACTGTGTGCTTACTCTTTGATTTTACTGGCGCTAACACGGAAATGGACATTTCTGTCGTCAAATAagtaaacgaaaaaaaaaaaattgtaaacattttttgtttgaaacttCCCCTGGCTTCTCATTTTCTCTGtattaataattgtaaaaaaataataaaaaaaatctttcgtaatatttaaacataatttttttttttttttaaattaccccCACTGCTTAGATTACTAGTACTACACATATTATGATGTCTGTATACAGTCGTATTGCAGTTTTGCATGTGCGTTTTCATGAAACGTCATAATGACTAAGCACTTTTATCTTGGACGCTCTGCAGTTATCAAGCATGTACACAATAGGTAATTTGTGCAtttatgaaaacaataaaaccTCCATAGGAATTGCACCAAACATTATTGCACACATTTTCatatatgattttatttatttttttaaagctgcatTAAATTTCTTGGCACActtgtagccttttttttttttttttttgaatcctCGGATGGTGTACACAATCTTTGCCCTCCACACCCTTTCAAGACAATATAATCTAGTAGTGAGCATTAACAATTTTGGTTCATGGTACAGTGCGAACCTTTTATATGCCCCatatcaacttttcccattCTAAGTTAACCTGATCTCGTGTCCATTGTACAAAATAGGTCAGATTACCAAACATATTCATTATGCAAGACCTTTAGTGGAGTCTTATTGTACTTCGAAATGTAGGCTAACAAAATCCATCCAATTTCAACGCTTTGTTAACACAAGCAACAGAATGAATCATGAATTAACATATCAAATATTAGGTTATTCATGTGTCAACATTAGTGATCATCAAAAAGTCACCATGACAGAGCAAATGGCGGTTTTGTTTGGGCAACAAAAACCTGTTGGGGCACAATTGCGGCGTGACGGCATTTTAAAGTAAGTGATAGTAAAAGTCATACCTTTTTGTTCTGTTGTAGATAAAGAGATGActtgcagaaaataaaaacagcaaggTTGTTCATTTAAAGTGcttaatttgattttatttgatagaatcaaaaacaaaaatgccttcTGAGTAAATGGAACTTTTTCCTTACTAGTTTGTTTGATTAAGCAGAATTAACCGATTTCATCAGACATAATAGTGCAATCTTTTTTTAGAAGATGGCGGTGACGTGCACGTCAGACGTCTTTGAGGGTGTCCTCTCCCTTGGGGTTCTCCAGCCAGTGAGGCGGCCAGCTGGCTTTGATGCTGGGTCGATCCTTCAGCAGAGCGTAGTAAGCAGCCAGTTTTGGGTAGCGCTCAGCTGACAACctaaaaattagggatgcaccgaaatgaagatttttcactaaaaaaaacaaaactaaaaatgagAAAGGCTTGGCCGTAAAAAAATtacgccaatttttttttattagcattgCATTTTATTATAATCAACTCATTTAGTGCCATTGACgcctgtagacgtcaaaaattcatttgaactatttctagtagtttaacattttttttccacttttgttaacaaaaaaatatgacttttttttattgcacatttagaacagatataaaatttgttattaatcgtgagttaactagtgaagtcatgcaattaattactactaaaaaaatatatcccctgacgcccctaatttttaatatatattttttttaaatcgtgagttaactagtaaagtcatgcaattaattacaattaaaaaatgttaacaccTGACGtccctcatttttaattatcttttctttttttaaagatttaaaaaaagaaaagtttattaaaaatgaggggcgtcaggtgattaaaatttgtcgcatgactttactagctaactcacgattttatatctgttctaaatatacaataaaaaaaaattctaggttttcatacatttgttaacaaagtggaaacaaatgttaaacttatagaaatagttcaaattaatttttgatgtctatagccgtcaatggcagtgaatgagttcataattGACCCGAATCTGCTGGTCTCAGAACCCTATTGGGTTTCAAGGTCACCCAACTCACCCGAATCGGAAAAGATTAGCAACAGTTGGGAATATAATCACGTCAGCCAATGTGAAGGAAGTCCCGGCCATGTGGGGTCCCGCCTGCAAAGACAGGCCAGATGACGCATgttgaatacaaaataaaagttttttcgAGTGGAGCCTTTTCAATTTCCCCCGTGCTCACCTTGTTCAGGTAACCCTCCCAAAGCTGCAGCTCAGTGACGAGGGTTTGGCAGTTTCTCTTCATGGCGGAGGCGAGCCTCTCGCCTTCAGGAACATAATACTCGTAGTAGATAACGGCACCTAAAAACGAGGTGAGACAACAAACAGCTTTGCTGTGCGACTTGCGGGCTAATTAATTCCATTGGGAAGCTTTCCAACTGTGCCGTCTCATCACTGCGagctcatttaaaacaaaaatgatagtACCTAGTTTGTCGTAAAAGGTGAGGCCCTCAAACGTGCGCTGGTACACGAGGGCTTGTTTGGCGGGGACGTCTGGGATCAGATTGGTCCCCTGACTCTTGAACTGGCTCTGCCAAAACAAGTCAACAAAACACGTTAAAAACACGCTTACGCCTCAATAAACAATACCAacgttagtgtttttttttgttttgtttttttactcacctCCAGGTAAAAACAGGCTGCGTAGGATTCATTCAATACGTTATCGCCATGTTTGAAAGAAGGAATCTGAAAGAAGCAATTTATTGAGCatttggaataaataaaaataaataaaatcaaatagttGACCTTTCCATTATCTAATTGTCCAATTCAATATGTTAAGTTTTACATCTGGGGTCAACTatttgtatactcaaaattttgaGCTAAATAtaggtctggaaaaaaaaaagacaactgaaAAATTAGTAGTTGACATTCCCTGTCTATGTAGTACGTCCATGTAATTCTGAAGTGTACCAacgctccctctagtggcattTCAAAGAATCACAGCTCTGGTACAATTCAgtggttttatttttgtgtgtattttcattCTATCTTTAAGGAcagtttatatttttaaacatttatttatgtacaattTTTATTCTCTATTTATGCACAATGTTTATGTTCAAACTGTTGATACATTTCAGAGGTATTTAGTTTTCAGTACTTAATGTTGATCATAcggtgattcttttttttttttttttttttttaaggctactTGTAATACGTTTGAAAAATCCAACAGCAAATATGATTGTGACACAACACAGCAAGCAGCTTTGGTCCTCAAAGTCCATCTTTGATTTTgaagtctttaaaaaatatatatatttatgtagtGTTCTCTTTGCCCCAATACGTTTTATGTGTGTGATTATATCACTTTTGTGCATGTTTATATGCACATTTTTGTATTATGACATTCTAAAAACAATCTTAAAGGAAATCAACACGGGCCGAATGATAACACTGCCTCTGTTGATTTCAACTAACTCAAAAAGTACGTCGACAaatgatctttttctttttttgggcgtaaaagtaaaaatatcaaaatcttgcAACGGACTCTGGCTTTGACCTAAACAAATCACAGCGAGTCAATGCATGCATGTTTCTTACTTGTCCTCTGGGATTTATCGCCAAAACAGCTGCTGACTTGTGCTCCATCTTATCGAAGGAGAGCAGCTTTTGGTCGTATCCCTGCAGGTTCTTCTCCTCCAGGGCTATCATCACCCTCCAGCACGGAGCTGAGCCGGAGCCCCAAAAAAGATGCATGTTTTCGGCCATGgctgacggacggacggagctCTTTTCCAACTGACTAGAAAGTAAGTGGGCTGCGGACACGTATGCCTCCAAATGGTCTTGATACGATTAACTTCTTCGTCAAGGATTAATTATTGGCCTGTATGACACCGTTAGATAAGATGCTGACCCCTTATGGACGAAAATGTCACTAGCACACATGACGGTTTCTTCTTTTGGGGACGTAAGCCTAATGGTAGTTTTGGGCGCATTGTTGCCACCTACTGGCAAATGCGGTATAGCAGGAAAAGACCCACCTCAGGGTTGTTGAATTTTGCAGCACAGCGATTGCAATGctgctgtaaaaaaagaagttataattattattttgaaatgccATTTTATTATTCATCTGTGACAGACCTAAAAATTTGGTTCGATTGATATTTTGTGATTAAACAAATGGTATGTCctccgagatggataaaaccaGGTGGATTTAACTGATATGCCACAAACACAATAGTAAAcacataaaatatattgtaaataatatatatatttttttgtaaattttttttgaagcacttttaaaaaatgtattccaaacaaagtaaaataaagtcaaaatggcacattatttccccccaacacacactttttttaaattttatttttattcatgtacAAACAGCATTTCAAGTGAGACAGTTGGACTTCATGGTCTTATATGTGGTGATGCTTCCCAGGTTGTGAAGGAACTTCATTTCCTTCAGCtcgataaagtaaaaaaaaacaaaaaaaaacagaagcttTGAAAGCAAAAGAAGCGAGGAGTACCTATAAAAATATTACTTCCCTCTATATGACCAAATctagtttgtttttacagattaggctcttctgtttgttttgctccaTCTATAATACAACTTTCTAcacattttataaaattataACACAACTTGAACCTCATACACGTACACGCTACAAACACCGATGTAACGGGGCACGTACACGTCATATGCAGTCTTTGCTGCGTGTCTTTCAAATACTTTAAtagttgtaaaaaatatataaccttTTTACACTTTACAAACActtcctccaaaaaaaaaaaaaaaacttcctttacTGTGAGTGACTTAGTAAGGTGCAAAAAGCTTACAAAATGAGAGTGAGAGCTTTCAAATAAATACTGAGAAATTTTTCGCCCAAACATAAAAGTGAATCGTCAGCAATACTGACAAACTTAACAAATAACAGAAGCAGGTGAGTAAAGCAATAcagcattttccctttttttttggtaaaaaggCACCTAGCCAATTGAAGGCCTTTCGCATTTTTACCTACCAAGCACTCGCCGCAAGCAAACGTGTTGATTTTTGATGTCATAAGGTACTTTTGGAAGTGGGTGGAAGTGATCATGATCAGTTCGTCTTTGGGTCATAAGTTCACAGCTTAAATAGGAGACGTCTTTAAATAACAGTTGTTCCATTTAACGCTAATATTAGCATCACTTTCCCTCCTTCAAGTTGACACGATGCCTCCTCTCTCGCCTCATCCTCGGGAGGATTGTCTCTGTGCAGCATtcaaaagccaaaaaaaaaacaaaaacaaaaacaaaaaaaaacactgacttCATCACTCAGACACATCCGGCAAAGGTTAGCAGCTGACAGAAACTTAGAGCTCCTGTTTGGTGCAATAAGAAGATTGTGTAGCGAAGGCAGCCGGCGGGCTGGCGGGCAGCGACCACGTTGCCGACGGCGACGAGGGCGTGGATTACATCTGCGGCTCGCCAGAATCGGTTAAACCCAACGCCAGTGCCTCCTCTGGGGTCAAACCGTTCTTTAGGGTCCGCCTCACTGAAAGAAAAATGTGAGCATTTATTCGATagccaaccccaaaaaattccacTATTGACTTTGTAAGATTAAAttataatttgtaatcttttgcgtgttcaaataaaccaaagatgagattcttgtgaagagggtccttgcaaggatgatttattacagagatctccggtcacacaattgaatatcaccaaaagagtgtcatccaagaatgtgtgtctcCCCCCATgagacacagccctttattacaatcagagtttgtacagaaaacgcctcttctcctccgATCAAATACGAAAaacagattacattctcacagtatgctatgttgatctttcacatttagacaaaacaggttctcagtgtgccagcttgcactttctcaaaCAGGACAAGGGAAAGGGAATTTAGACgtaacaagataacagataggttaaggtcgagttatattgagtttaacctaatttcacctgctctacacatctataactaaattcaaaatagttaaaatataaaataaagaattaaaaatgttaacaacttTCACTGCTGTAGGCCTTACATGATTTCCGATTAACCCTCGATCTCCTCCTCTCCCGCGGTTGCGGCCTACTTCCTGGAGCCTGAGTGGCCGACCTCACGATGCGCTCCATGATCTCATCCGCCGCGTCGTCCCCGCACACCTGGTCGTCTTCCACGGCCGGCGTCCGCGCCCGCATGCTCGCACCTGGGCACAattgaaatgtcaaaatggttccattcaattcattggatCCCGCCCGGTCAGTCACCCTCACCTCCCCGTCCTGGTCGTGAGCGAGTGCGCGTTCGCAGGCCCGGCACGCCGCTGACGTCCTtgtcgctgctgctgctgaggcTCGTTCTCAGCACCGCTTTCATGTGCTCGTGTTCGGCGGCGTCCTCCGCGTGGCCCAGACCTTGTGGCTGCGCGCTGTCCTGGCAGCCACTAGGGGCGCTGCTTGAACCATACTTCACACTCTGTACAAAGACAGAAGGCAAAGTCAGCTTTACCAAACTAGAGCAAAGAGATCCAAATATATCACTCCAGTCCttaagtcattatttttgaAACACAATAAACCCAGAATGCTgtcgacgtcaaaaattcatttgaactatttctattagtttaacattttttcccacttttgttaacaagagaaaaacctaggaaaaaaattattgtacctttagaacaaatataaaatttgtgattaattgtgagctaactagtgaagtcatgtgattaattatgattaaaaaattgaatcgccttgAAAaacgaaaagattattaaaaaaacaaaaaacttttggagaagaaaagattgttaaaaattaggggcgccagtcgccaattttttttcgtaattagtcgcatgacttcactagtaaactcatgattaatcataaattttatatctgttctaaatgtacaataattagtttttctaggttttcatactcttgttaacaaaagtggaaaaaatgttaagctaatagaaatagttcaaatgaatttttgacgtctatagtcgtcaatggcagtgaatgaggtaatatTTCTGTGCAATCCATTTCACTTTAAAATGGGGGAATTGAAagtgacaggaagtgatgtcatgcaCACACGTAAATGCACATGCAGGAGACGGGCACGCGTTTTGGTACCTCGctctcctcttcatcatcagaCTACACGGGAAAGAAAGAGGGAAACTCAAAGAACAACACCAAGAGGATCAAGGGAGGAATTTCAAGGAGCCACACTCCATTTGAAGGAAGAAAAGCAAGAAAATGAACCTGAGTGTGTGGCGAAGAGGTCGCGTTGGCGTGAGAACTCACTGTCCCGTCGATATCCAAGATCATCTTCCCTCGCGTCTTGTTCCGCTCGCGGTGGTCGGCGCGCTTCTGTTTCTGCTGCAGCACGCGGTCTCGGGTGGTGCGGTACTCCAGAGCAAATTCGCTGAGGATCTTACTGAACCTGTGCACGCTGACGTCTCCCGCGCTGTACGCCGGATGCCCCAGAAACAACAGGAAGGAATGGAACCTGGTAGGAAATATAGATGAGGACACAAagttctttcattttcttttaatagTTAAGAATACTATAGGGCTGGTGAAAAACGTCAACCAAGTCGACTATATTAAAGACAATTCAAACATTGAGCTTCCCCAAAACACAGGAAAGTAAGTTCTGAACATCCTAAAAAGCACTTGGGCtgtaattaatataaaatataactcGGTTTTAGATGTTCATCTCAACCAGTAGAGGGCAGCCACGTACTAAGTGTGCCCAAAAgaagacaggaacaggaagttaaTGACCTAatgtagctaacagctagcgctaatttaattaaaataattaaataaataattgaatgctagcgagctagctctaCCCTTGTTCACTCATGCAATAATGTTGAATGTTGTattgtatgtgtgaactaaatgttAGTTAGTGTTCGTTTACCTCCCGAAGTGGTCAttgctagcatgctaatgctaatcgcgattgctaagcGTTTAGCTTAGGCTAATCTTGTTGGTGTTAACTCATGCACATGCATAGAagataattaattatgagtacTTACTTCCACCTAATTCTACTCAACCAACTTTAATGgcttatcaaaaaatatataataattgggGTTAGGATAAGATAATCAATTTGAAAaagatttgatagtgacagcactgtAATACTAtacattagggatgttcaattttccttaaaattgcaccaaattaacggctattttctattcttctcatttctagttgcTGATCGTCACAAGTACCGATACTTTCAAATAAGGCCAGATATCGGCTCTGATGCGCCAACCCTTGAAATTGCAAGCAGTTTGAGTGGTAATCAGCCAAACCACCAGCAGAGGGAAGCGGTGCtccattttaaattcaaaatccacccgtttacCAACTATTTACAGTGAGAGCAGGGGCGCTATTATCAtgttgatgagaaaaaaaaatgatctgcAAAATAATCCCAGCCTttgttgtgacaaaaaaaagtcacctgaCCAAAGCCTCCAATCAGGTTCGGTGGGAAAATTTTGAAGCGCAGCACCTGTTATCTGAGATCAGATTTCAGATAGGAGGTTTTCCGTTTTGGATGTCGGATTCGgcgtcaaggaagtatgttggaGTGATACATCTATTTTTAAAGGGATGATGAGTAGTGTGTAGTAAATTAATGTTTTAAACTCCTAATCTATGCAAATATGACCATTTTTATGAAGGGGGTGTGACAGTAAACAAACGAATGATTGTGAGGAGCGCCACCTATTGATGATCCTGCGATGGACGATCTTGAGGATGATGATTCGCTCCGCACAGTCTTTGAGGAAGTCCGACATCTTCTGCTTGAGCTGGGGTTTCATCTCGTGCTTGGCGATCACCTTCAGGTGGTCCCACGACGCTTTGCAGCGACGCTCCATCTGACCCAGGTTCTCCCGCAGCAGGTCGAAATCCACCTGCCGTCGAAAAAGGAAGGATCATCATCAAGCCTTTGATTCGCTTAAAGAAATGATAGCTAGTATCAAAGGCCGACCTTTGCGGAACGTGTGATGGCTCCGATTTCCGAGTAGAGGTCGGTGCTTTGAGGAAAGTTCTCCACCACCACGGAGCAGGCGTGATGTAGTAAAGACTGCTTATGGACCGTGTCCTTGACTTCGGGAACCTTCTGCAAGTACGTCAGCTGAAAACCTTTAGCCTGGAACACAAAAATGGAGcacgtaaaaacaaaacaacagaaaCGGCACCGGCCCGAACCCAGCAAGGATCCCCGACTCACGTTGGTTCCATTGAGGAAGTTTCCGATAGCGAGCAAGGTTGAGAGAATGTAGCGCAGAGTCTTGTTCTTCTCTAGTTGCTCCATTCCTTCCTTTAGATCCTGCA
The sequence above is drawn from the Vanacampus margaritifer isolate UIUO_Vmar chromosome 17, RoL_Vmar_1.0, whole genome shotgun sequence genome and encodes:
- the LOC144036999 gene encoding glutathione S-transferase A-like, with the protein product MAENMHLFWGSGSAPCWRVMIALEEKNLQGYDQKLLSFDKMEHKSAAVLAINPRGQIPSFKHGDNVLNESYAACFYLESQFKSQGTNLIPDVPAKQALVYQRTFEGLTFYDKLGAVIYYEYYVPEGERLASAMKRNCQTLVTELQLWEGYLNKAGPHMAGTSFTLADVIIFPTVANLFRFGLSAERYPKLAAYYALLKDRPSIKASWPPHWLENPKGEDTLKDV